The following proteins come from a genomic window of Solea solea chromosome 3, fSolSol10.1, whole genome shotgun sequence:
- the LOC131456012 gene encoding extracellular calcium-sensing receptor-like, which translates to MLGRELRTYVELAFGVPPEVPDAAPGPDYARKLQLPPPALVVMGPQNELSSSPGSPAPQSAGSPGQSASPSITTAAPPVPSKCTLLNNFQPGFFVQGDYVIGGIFPLHFNLKKPDLNSTYRPPPLDCNGLYPRAFRWAQTMRLAVEEINQNPVLLPNHTLGYTIFDSCGFPLTGQRAILSMLNGVSEENSSVCTNASSLLAVIGASGSAQSIVLSRILQPFRIPMISYSSSCACLSDRQNYPTFFRVIPSDDYQVKAIARMLVHFNWTWVGLLRGDNDYGRFAAKGLLRELQETKVCVAYQEMIPLLYTRQGGLRIMKVMRSSTAKVVVVFAGEGEMTTFLRDYMTQNITGIQWVGSEALISVSAFSEREYYPYLGGTIGFGTKKGHISRLGDFLQTVNPKRYPDNVLVHELWESLYGCSPSPSSVTQMPPCSGQESLLEQHSAYMNTSSPRVTYNVYKAVYAIAHSLHNLLLCHPGRGPFQNNSCAQSNNIHPWQLQHYLQEVNFQIAGDEVDFDAKGDSIPYYDIINWQRFPAGNIEFVDVGLFDGTKAVGEELLIQEDRIMWAGNQNEVPVSVCSASCLPGFRKAVRRGEPICCFDCVPCDSGKISNQTNSVDCTICPEDFWSNNDRTACISKKVEYLTFDSLGIALTVMSVVGACFTLAVCGVFFCHRHTAIVRVNNAELSFFILFALTLCFLCSLLFIGKPTYWSCIMRHTAFSITFSLCISCILGKTLVVLAAFTATRPGHNIMKWLGPKQQRTIISSCTLVQVVICAAWLIDVPPFPSRNTQYEHSKIILECSVGSSLAFWCVLGYIGLQACLCFVLAFLARKLPGNFNEAKFITFSMLIFCAVWLAFIPAYISSPGNYADAVESFAILASSFGLLFCLFAPKSYIILLKPEKNTKQHLMGKEKN; encoded by the exons ATGTTGGGCAGAGAGCTGCGGACATATGTGGAGCTAGCCTTTGGGGTACCACCAGAGGTGCCAGATGCAGCACCTGGGCCGGACTACGCCAGGAAATTGCAACTGCCCCCTCCTGCTCTGGTGGTCATGGGCCCGCAGAATGAACTGTCTTCCTCCCCGGGTAGCCCAGCTCCCCAGTCTGCGGGGTCCCCTGGCCAATCTGCCAGCCCCAG CATCAccactgcagctccaccagTACCCTCAAAGTGCACTCTTCTAAACAACTTCCAGCCAGGATTTTTTGTCCAGGGTGACTATGTCATTGGTGGGATTTTTCCccttcattttaatctgaaaaagcCAGACCTTAATAGCACCTACAGACCACCACCATTAGATTGCAATGG ACTTTATCCCAGGGCTTTCCGGTGGGCTCAGACTATGAGACTGGCAGTTGAGGAGATAAACCAGAATCCAGTGCTGTTGCCGAATCACACTCTGGGCTACACAATCTTTGATTCATGTGGATTTCCACTGACAGGACAGAGAGCTATTTTATCAATGCTGAATGGGGTGAGTGAGGAAAACTCTTCTGTGTGTACAAATGCCTCGTCACTCCTCGCTGTGATTGGGGCTTCTGGATCTGCTCAATCTATTGTTTTGTCAAGAATCCTGCAGCCATTCCGGATCCCCATG atcAGCTACTCTtcttcatgtgcatgtttgtcagacagacaaAACTACCCAACCTTCTTCAGAGTAATTCCTAGTGATGACTACcag GTGAAAGCCATTGCACGGATGCTAGTGCACTTTAACTGGACTTGGGTGGGGCTGCTGCGAGGAGACAATGATTATGGCCGTTTTGCTGCAAAAGGTTTACTGAGAGAATTACAGGAAACCAAAGTATGTGTAGCGTACCAAGAAATGATTCCTCTGCTCTACACTCGCCAAGGGGGACTAAGGATAATGAAG GTGATGCGTAGCTCTACTGCAAAAGTGGTGGTGGTATTTGCAGGCGAGGGGGAGATGACAACTTTCTTGAGAGACTACATGACTCAGAACATCACTGGAATACAGTGGGTGGGGAGTGAAGCCTTGATCTCAGTATCAGCCTTTTCAGAGAGAGAGTATTACCCTTACTTGGGAGGAACCATTGGGTTTggcaccaaaaaaggtcatatcTCCAGACTGGGTGACTTCCTGCAGACAGTAAACCCTAAGAGATATCCTGACAATGTCCTTGTACACGAGCTGTGGGAGTCTCTGTATGGTTGCAGTCCTTCTCCATCCTCTGTCACCCAGATGCCGCCCTGCTCAGGGCAGGAGTCTCTGCTGGAACAACACTCAGCCTACATGAATACATCCAGCCCTAGAGTCACCTATAATGTATATAAGGCTGTATATGCCATTGCTCATTCCCTGCACAACCTTCTTCTCTGTCACCCAGGAAGGGGGCCTTTCCAGAACAACTCATGTGCTCAGAGCAACAACATACATCCTTGGCAG CTGCAACACTACCTCCAGGAAGTGAACTTCCAGATTGCTGGTGACGAGGTGGACTTTGATGCCAAGGGTGACTCTATACCCTATTATGATATTATAAACTGGCAGAGATTCCCAGCAGGAAACATTGAATTTGTCgatgtgggtttgtttgatgGAACCAAGGCTGTTggagaggagctgttgatccaggaGGACAGGATAATGTGGGCAGGAAATCAGAATGAG GTGCCAGtatctgtgtgcagtgccagtTGTCTTCCAGGCTTCCGGAAGGCTGTCCGTCGTGGGGAGCCtatctgctgctttgactgtgtacCATGTGACAGTGGCAAAATTAGCAATCAGACAA ACTCAGTAGATTGTACAATTTGTCCTGAGGACTTCTGGTCAAACAACGACAGAACAGCCTGCATCTCCAAGAAAGTGGAGTACTTGACCTTCGATTCGTTGGGAATAGCCCTGacagtgatgtctgtggtgggcgcctgcttcactctggctgtctgtggagtcttcttctgtcacagacacacagccattGTCCGTGTGAATAACGCTGAGCTCAGTTTCTTCATACTGTTTGCACTtactctgtgtttcctgtgttctctgcttttcattggaAAGCCAACATATTGGTCCTGCATAATGCGCCACACTGCCtttagcatcacattttcactgtgtatttcctGCATCCTGGGGAAGACCCTGGTGGTACTGGCTGCATTCACTGCCACCAGGCCAGGGCACAACATCATGAAGTGGCTGGGGccaaagcagcagaggaccatcaTCTCCAGCTGCACTCTGGTTCAGGTGGTTATCTGTGCTGCCTGGCTCATTGATGTTCCACCGTTTCCatccagaaatacacaatatgaacattcaaagatCATACTGGAGTGTAGTGTGGGCTCTAGCCTGGCATTCTGGTGCGTTCTTGGATATATTGGTCTACAGGCCTGTCTGTGCTTTGTATTGGCTTTTCTGGCCCGAAAGTTGCCGGGAAACTTCAACGAGGCCAAgttcatcacattcagcatGCTGATTTTCTGTGCTGTGTGGCTAGCATTCATCCCTGCTTATATCAGCTCCCCTGGAAATTATGCAGATGCAGTTGAATCATTTGCCATCTTGGCCTCCAGCTTTGGCTTATTGTTCTGTCTGTTTGCTCCAAAgagttacattattttactgaagcctgaaaagaatacaaaacagcacctgatggggaaagaaaagaattGA